A genomic window from Salvia miltiorrhiza cultivar Shanhuang (shh) chromosome 5, IMPLAD_Smil_shh, whole genome shotgun sequence includes:
- the LOC130986366 gene encoding homologous-pairing protein 2 homolog: MAPKSDSAEGIVLNFVNEQNRPLNSQNVADSLQKFNLKKAAIQKALDCLADGGKISFKEYGKQKIYLARQDQFNIPNSEELNQMKEQNSKLQEQLAERKKAISEVEAEIKALQSNLTLDQIQARKIQLGNEVKQMENKLTKLRQGVTLVSPEQRQAVEKMYMDMMNQWRRRKRMFRDVWSAITENSPKNLNEFKEELGLEYDEDCGVSLQSFDDLMHGVNKRARRQ; encoded by the exons CAAAATAGGCCTTTGAATTCACAAAATGTGGCCGATTCTTTGCAAAAGTTTAATCTAAAAAAGGCTGCCATACAAAAAGCGTTGGATTGTCTTGCAGACGGTGGGAAAATATCGTTCAAAGAGTATGGCAAGCAGAAAATATACCTGGCTAGGCAAGATCAGTTCAACATCCCAAACAGCGAAGAGCTCAATCAGATGAAAGAACAAAATTCGAAACTCCAAGAACAGCTTGCTGAAAGAAAGAAAGCCATCTCTGAGGTTGAGGCGG AAATCAAGGCGCTGCAATCAAATTTGACACTAGACCAGATTCAAGCCAGGAAAATCCAATTGGGAAACGAG gttaagcagaTGGAGAATAAGTTGACTAAGCTGAGGCAAGGGGTTACTCTGGTGAGTCCAGAACAGAGGCAGGCTGTGGAAAAGATGTATATGGACATGATGAATCAGTGGAGACGACGCAAGAGGATGTTCAGGGATGTATGGAGTGCCATCACAGAGAACTCACCCAAGAACCTTAACGAATTCAAG GAGGAACTTGGTCTGGAATACGATGAGGATTGTGGTGTCAGCTTGCAGTCCTTCGATGACCTAATGCACGGTGTGAACAAGCGTGCGAGACGCCAATGA
- the LOC130986327 gene encoding uncharacterized protein LOC130986327 isoform X1 gives MTGDSIEPTRRKHHRSSSTDDAEERSKRRKHRHHHRHRHHHRHRSSKEKEEITEREELEGDRIDDAEVEEKKLESTTEDGGGSSGEVPVKHKSDFAGLDYEMEEGEIVEDDGLVDFVNEDSDKFKKNSQSDVEFGEIKTNGCDDFNMGVNEDSLETVDKKLQNLGRDKTDSKESGEIDQERLSNSVGLANGGYENKYQEVNSTHLSKVDKPNCNFVDEVDRTSLRKSSSSEKVPGGGSHSHENHLKERSYNNLLKSPDLSRGRSRSRSIVREASLEVPYFRERKHRSVSDDEQAARDSKGYRHSSRDIRDKERERSSSSRYTERVERHYSTRDTYREGSRERDWDRDRNRDKERKDEEMGRERERNRLRDRYRGEKEQDMRENDRDWERERGRDRGSGRERERDRDRVREDQIRDRERDRQGVRDGRRARSRDKNRDNDVDRLSRRQKYDKDEDAHRDRVNETRHRRNYEDYHTENMRRSDFENERSNNKQGNEKLEREDDRQEDYQEKIAVQLAEQEEDDLERIKEESRRRRQAILEKYKNKQQKPETHLQVVDAVGESPSQVASAEVLPENSDNQTEGVDDYVPEPSFAVGKSPSQNGLSTVEMPTGTGGLGEGTPKSERSNDMFRDDIFGESPAGVRKMGKGDGIAVEKSGLNDNWDDAEGYYGYRFGEVLDGRYEIIAAHGKGVFSTVVRAKDLKAKPGDTEEVAIKIIRNNETMYKAGMEELVILKKLVGADPESKRHCVRFLSTFKYRNHLCLVFESLHMNLREVLKKFGRNIGLKLTAVRAYAKQLFIALKHLKNCGVLHCDIKPDNMLVNEAKNVLKLCDFGNAMFAGKNEITPYLVSRFYRAPEIILGLSYDHPMDIWSVGCCLFELYTGKVLFPGPTNNDMLRLHMELKGPFPKKMLRKGAFTDQHFDQDLNFLATDEDPVSKKPIRRLIVNIKPKDFGTLISGSPGEDPKMVANFRDLMEKIFVLDPDKRLNVSQALGHPFITGK, from the exons ATGACCGGTGATTCGATTGAACCAACGCGTCGTAAGCACCACCGATCCTCCTCCACCGACGACGCGGAGGAGCGATCGAAACGCCGCAAACATCGCCATCACCACCGGCATCGCCATCACCACCGCCACCGGAGCAGCAAAGAGAAGGAAGAAATAACCGAGAGGGAAGAATTGGAAGGTGATAGAATCGATGATGCTGAGGTTGAAGAAAAGAAATTAGAAAGTACCACCGAggatggtggaggttcttcgGGCGAAGTTCCAGTGAAGCATAAATCTGATTTCGCCGGTTTGGATTATGAGATGGAGGAAGGCGAGATAGTGGAGGATGATGGTTTGGTCGATTTTGTTAATGAGGATTCTGACAAGTTCAAGAAGAATTCGCAATCGGATGTTGAGTTTGGGGAAATTAAGACGAACGGATGTGATGATTTTAACATG gGAGTCAATGAAGATAGTCTGGAAACAGTTGATAAAAAATTACAGAATTTGGGGAGGGACAAAACAGATAGCAAAGAAAGTGGTGAGATAGATCAGGAGAGATTATCTAATTCTGTGGGTCTTGCGAATGGGggttatgaaaataaatatcaGGAAGTGAATAGTACGCACCTCTCTAAAGTTGATAAGCCGAATTGCAACTTTGTTGATGAAGTTGATCGAACAAGCTTGAGGAAATCTTCATCTTCTGAGAAAGTGCCTGGGGGCGGATCTCACTCTCATGAAAATCACCTGAAAGAGAGATCATATAATAACCTGTTGAAGTCACCTGATTTGTCTAGGGGAAGGTCTCGGTCCCGAAGTATTGTACGTGAAGCTTCCCTGGAGGTCCCCTATTTTAGGGAGAGGAAACACCGCAGTGTGTCTGATGATGAACAGGCTGCGAGAGATTCCAAAGGGTACAGACACAGCAGTAGGGACATCAGGGACAAAGAACGGGAGCGTAGTTCTAGCAGCAGATATACGGAGAGAGTAGAAAGGCATTACAGTACTCGGGACACATACAGGGAGGGCAGCAGGGAGAGGGATTGGGATAGAGATAGAAATAGAGACAAAGAAAGGAAGGATGAAGAGATGGGAAGGGAAAGAGAAAGAAACAGGCTTCGAGACAGATATCGAGGAGAGAAAGAACAAGATATGCGGGAGAATGATAGAGACTGGGAAAGGGAGAGGGGAAGAGATCGGGGGAGTgggagggagagggagagagacagAGATCGCGTTAGAGAAGACCAGATCAGGGATCGGGAGAGAGATAGACAAGGGGTTAGAGATGGCAGAAGGGCTAGAAGTAGAGATAAAAATAGGGATAATGATGTTGATCGATTAAGCAGACGCCAGAAATATGACAAGGATGAAGATGCTCATAGAGATAGGGTTAATGAAACCAGGCACAGAAGAAACTATGAAGATTACCATACAGAGAATATGAGGAGAAGTGATTTTGAAAATGAGAGATCTAACAATAAACAGGGCAACGAGAAGTTGGAGAG AGAAGATGACCGGCAAGAGGACTATCAAGAAAAGATCGCAGTGCAACTTGCTGAGCAGGAggaggatgatcttgagagaaTCAAGGAGGAAAGTAGGAGGCGAAGGCAAGCTATCCTCGAAAAGTACAAAAACAAGCAGCAAAAACCTGAAACCCATTTACAAG TAGTGGATGCAGTTGGAGAGTCTCCATCACAAGTGGCATCTGCTGAAGTTCTACCTGAAAACTCTGACAATCAGACTGAAGGAGTAGATGATTATGTTCCTGAACCGTCCTTTGCTGTGGGGAAATCACCTTCGCAAAATGGTCTTTCCACTGTTGAGATGCCCACTGGAACTGGAGGGCTAGGAGAGGGTACGCCTAAG AGTGAGAGATCCAATGATATGTTTCGTGATGATATATTTGGAGAATCACCTGCTGGAGTTCGTAAAATG GGTAAAGGGGATGGTATAGCTGTTGAAAAGAGTGGACTAAATGACAATTGGGATGATGCCGAAGGTTACTATG GCTACCGTTTTGGGGAAGTACTTGATGGCCGTTATGAGATAATAGCTGCCCATGGAAAAGGTGTATTTTCAACTGTTGTTCGAGCAAAGGATCTAAAGGCTAAGCCTGGTGATACTGAAGAAGTAGCAATCAAAATTATACGTAATAATGAAACAAT GTACAAGGCAGGTATGGAAGAGTTGGTCATTCTAAAGAAGTTAGTTGGTGCGGACCCTGAGAGCAAGCGCCATTGTGTTCGTTTTCTTTCTACCTTCAAGTACCGGAATcatctatgcttagtttttgaaTCACTTCATATGAATTTACGAGAAGTTCTGAAGAAATTTGGTCGTAATATTGGTCTGAAGCTTACAGCTGTGAGGGCATATGCTAAGCAACTATTCATTGCATTGAAACATTTGAAAAATTGTGGTGTTCTTCATTGTGATATCAAACCAGATAATATGCTG GTGAATGAAGCAAAAAACGTGTTGAAGCTTTGTGACTTCGGTAATGCCATGTTTGCTGGTAAAAATGAAATTACGCCCTATCTTGTTAGCCGTTTTTATCGTGCCCCTGAGATAA TTCTAGGACTATCATATGACCATCCTATGGATATTTGGTCAGTTGGCTGCTGTCTGTTTGAGCTTTACACTGGGAAGGTCCTATTTCCTGGTCCTACTAACAATGACATGCTTCGTCTTCACATGGAATTGAAAGGTCCTTTCCCAAAGAAGATGCTCCGTAAG GGAGCATTTACTGATCAGCACTTTGACCAGGATTTAAATTTTCTTGCAACAGATGAGGACCCAGTCTCGAAAAAG CCAATAAGGAGACTGATTGTGAATATCAAGCCAAAAGACTTTGGCACATTAATTTCAGGATCTCCTGGTGAGGATCCGAAAATGGTCGCTAATTTTAGAGATCTTATGGAAAAGATATTTGTCTTGGATCCAGATAAGAGGTTGAATGTATCACAGGCCTTGGGCCATCCTTTCATCACGGGCAAGTGA
- the LOC130986327 gene encoding uncharacterized protein LOC130986327 isoform X2 gives MTGDSIEPTRRKHHRSSSTDDAEERSKRRKHRHHHRHRHHHRHRSSKEKEEITEREELEGDRIDDAEVEEKKLESTTEDGGGSSGEVPVKHKSDFAGLDYEMEEGEIVEDDGLVDFVNEDSDKFKKNSQSDVEFGEIKTNGCDDFNMGVNEDSLETVDKKLQNLGRDKTDSKESGEIDQERLSNSVGLANGGYENKYQEVNSTHLSKVDKPNCNFVDEVDRTSLRKSSSSEKVPGGGSHSHENHLKERSYNNLLKSPDLSRGRSRSRSIVREASLEVPYFRERKHRSVSDDEQAARDSKGYRHSSRDIRDKERERSSSSRYTERVERHYSTRDTYREGSRERDWDRDRNRDKERKDEEMGRERERNRLRDRYRGEKEQDMRENDRDWERERGRDRGSGRERERDRDRVREDQIRDRERDRQGVRDGRRARSRDKNRDNDVDRLSRRQKYDKDEDAHRDRVNETRHRRNYEDYHTENMRRSDFENERSNNKQGNEKLEREDDRQEDYQEKIAVQLAEQEEDDLERIKEESRRRRQAILEKYKNKQQKPETHLQVDAVGESPSQVASAEVLPENSDNQTEGVDDYVPEPSFAVGKSPSQNGLSTVEMPTGTGGLGEGTPKSERSNDMFRDDIFGESPAGVRKMGKGDGIAVEKSGLNDNWDDAEGYYGYRFGEVLDGRYEIIAAHGKGVFSTVVRAKDLKAKPGDTEEVAIKIIRNNETMYKAGMEELVILKKLVGADPESKRHCVRFLSTFKYRNHLCLVFESLHMNLREVLKKFGRNIGLKLTAVRAYAKQLFIALKHLKNCGVLHCDIKPDNMLVNEAKNVLKLCDFGNAMFAGKNEITPYLVSRFYRAPEIILGLSYDHPMDIWSVGCCLFELYTGKVLFPGPTNNDMLRLHMELKGPFPKKMLRKGAFTDQHFDQDLNFLATDEDPVSKKPIRRLIVNIKPKDFGTLISGSPGEDPKMVANFRDLMEKIFVLDPDKRLNVSQALGHPFITGK, from the exons ATGACCGGTGATTCGATTGAACCAACGCGTCGTAAGCACCACCGATCCTCCTCCACCGACGACGCGGAGGAGCGATCGAAACGCCGCAAACATCGCCATCACCACCGGCATCGCCATCACCACCGCCACCGGAGCAGCAAAGAGAAGGAAGAAATAACCGAGAGGGAAGAATTGGAAGGTGATAGAATCGATGATGCTGAGGTTGAAGAAAAGAAATTAGAAAGTACCACCGAggatggtggaggttcttcgGGCGAAGTTCCAGTGAAGCATAAATCTGATTTCGCCGGTTTGGATTATGAGATGGAGGAAGGCGAGATAGTGGAGGATGATGGTTTGGTCGATTTTGTTAATGAGGATTCTGACAAGTTCAAGAAGAATTCGCAATCGGATGTTGAGTTTGGGGAAATTAAGACGAACGGATGTGATGATTTTAACATG gGAGTCAATGAAGATAGTCTGGAAACAGTTGATAAAAAATTACAGAATTTGGGGAGGGACAAAACAGATAGCAAAGAAAGTGGTGAGATAGATCAGGAGAGATTATCTAATTCTGTGGGTCTTGCGAATGGGggttatgaaaataaatatcaGGAAGTGAATAGTACGCACCTCTCTAAAGTTGATAAGCCGAATTGCAACTTTGTTGATGAAGTTGATCGAACAAGCTTGAGGAAATCTTCATCTTCTGAGAAAGTGCCTGGGGGCGGATCTCACTCTCATGAAAATCACCTGAAAGAGAGATCATATAATAACCTGTTGAAGTCACCTGATTTGTCTAGGGGAAGGTCTCGGTCCCGAAGTATTGTACGTGAAGCTTCCCTGGAGGTCCCCTATTTTAGGGAGAGGAAACACCGCAGTGTGTCTGATGATGAACAGGCTGCGAGAGATTCCAAAGGGTACAGACACAGCAGTAGGGACATCAGGGACAAAGAACGGGAGCGTAGTTCTAGCAGCAGATATACGGAGAGAGTAGAAAGGCATTACAGTACTCGGGACACATACAGGGAGGGCAGCAGGGAGAGGGATTGGGATAGAGATAGAAATAGAGACAAAGAAAGGAAGGATGAAGAGATGGGAAGGGAAAGAGAAAGAAACAGGCTTCGAGACAGATATCGAGGAGAGAAAGAACAAGATATGCGGGAGAATGATAGAGACTGGGAAAGGGAGAGGGGAAGAGATCGGGGGAGTgggagggagagggagagagacagAGATCGCGTTAGAGAAGACCAGATCAGGGATCGGGAGAGAGATAGACAAGGGGTTAGAGATGGCAGAAGGGCTAGAAGTAGAGATAAAAATAGGGATAATGATGTTGATCGATTAAGCAGACGCCAGAAATATGACAAGGATGAAGATGCTCATAGAGATAGGGTTAATGAAACCAGGCACAGAAGAAACTATGAAGATTACCATACAGAGAATATGAGGAGAAGTGATTTTGAAAATGAGAGATCTAACAATAAACAGGGCAACGAGAAGTTGGAGAG AGAAGATGACCGGCAAGAGGACTATCAAGAAAAGATCGCAGTGCAACTTGCTGAGCAGGAggaggatgatcttgagagaaTCAAGGAGGAAAGTAGGAGGCGAAGGCAAGCTATCCTCGAAAAGTACAAAAACAAGCAGCAAAAACCTGAAACCCATTTACAAG TGGATGCAGTTGGAGAGTCTCCATCACAAGTGGCATCTGCTGAAGTTCTACCTGAAAACTCTGACAATCAGACTGAAGGAGTAGATGATTATGTTCCTGAACCGTCCTTTGCTGTGGGGAAATCACCTTCGCAAAATGGTCTTTCCACTGTTGAGATGCCCACTGGAACTGGAGGGCTAGGAGAGGGTACGCCTAAG AGTGAGAGATCCAATGATATGTTTCGTGATGATATATTTGGAGAATCACCTGCTGGAGTTCGTAAAATG GGTAAAGGGGATGGTATAGCTGTTGAAAAGAGTGGACTAAATGACAATTGGGATGATGCCGAAGGTTACTATG GCTACCGTTTTGGGGAAGTACTTGATGGCCGTTATGAGATAATAGCTGCCCATGGAAAAGGTGTATTTTCAACTGTTGTTCGAGCAAAGGATCTAAAGGCTAAGCCTGGTGATACTGAAGAAGTAGCAATCAAAATTATACGTAATAATGAAACAAT GTACAAGGCAGGTATGGAAGAGTTGGTCATTCTAAAGAAGTTAGTTGGTGCGGACCCTGAGAGCAAGCGCCATTGTGTTCGTTTTCTTTCTACCTTCAAGTACCGGAATcatctatgcttagtttttgaaTCACTTCATATGAATTTACGAGAAGTTCTGAAGAAATTTGGTCGTAATATTGGTCTGAAGCTTACAGCTGTGAGGGCATATGCTAAGCAACTATTCATTGCATTGAAACATTTGAAAAATTGTGGTGTTCTTCATTGTGATATCAAACCAGATAATATGCTG GTGAATGAAGCAAAAAACGTGTTGAAGCTTTGTGACTTCGGTAATGCCATGTTTGCTGGTAAAAATGAAATTACGCCCTATCTTGTTAGCCGTTTTTATCGTGCCCCTGAGATAA TTCTAGGACTATCATATGACCATCCTATGGATATTTGGTCAGTTGGCTGCTGTCTGTTTGAGCTTTACACTGGGAAGGTCCTATTTCCTGGTCCTACTAACAATGACATGCTTCGTCTTCACATGGAATTGAAAGGTCCTTTCCCAAAGAAGATGCTCCGTAAG GGAGCATTTACTGATCAGCACTTTGACCAGGATTTAAATTTTCTTGCAACAGATGAGGACCCAGTCTCGAAAAAG CCAATAAGGAGACTGATTGTGAATATCAAGCCAAAAGACTTTGGCACATTAATTTCAGGATCTCCTGGTGAGGATCCGAAAATGGTCGCTAATTTTAGAGATCTTATGGAAAAGATATTTGTCTTGGATCCAGATAAGAGGTTGAATGTATCACAGGCCTTGGGCCATCCTTTCATCACGGGCAAGTGA